A stretch of the Aegilops tauschii subsp. strangulata cultivar AL8/78 chromosome 4, Aet v6.0, whole genome shotgun sequence genome encodes the following:
- the LOC109779686 gene encoding probable WRKY transcription factor 4 isoform X2, with the protein MAAHEASAGGGEGARCTPPRPALSLPPRSAVESFFGSGATAASFAETSPGPFTLAAALFPDMPSSAFHGSFTQLLVGAMGSPAAPPSPPSPFAVPPGLSPTALVGPFPPTGNFEMSHQQALAQVTAQAVHSQYTVGSQADYSLPFSSATTSALTSQFINSSANVTSMKETATLPLHTVNDNLKSNEVSQGFQTSALTVDKPADDGYNWRKYGQKAVKGGEYPRSYYKCTQASCPVKKKVEHSAYGQITQIIYRGQHNHQRPPKRRSKDGGNLLNEDDFPENRDTLTRSEPGSQDHSGKVEVSNDGITGSSISKRRDGGDQSSGSSDREEDNDEAGDDNGDAGIVNANKRHVPAPAQRIIVQTTSEIDLLDDGYRWRKYGQKVVKGNPHPRSYYKCTYQGCDVKKHIERCSQDPTAVITTYEGKHSHDVPAARSSVAAAASANASSSISLLHRGQKAASSSQRVLPRAALHTSDSSLQLKEENEIT; encoded by the exons ATGGCGGCACACGAGGCCtctgccggcggcggcgagggcgcgCGCTGCACTCCTCCGCGCCCCGCGCTCTCGCTACCCCCGCGCTCCGCCGTCGAATCCTTCTTCGGCTCTGGCGCCACCGCCGCGTCCTTTGCCGAGACCAGCCCCGGCCCGTTcaccctcgccgccgcgctcttcccgGACATGCCCTCCTCGGCCTTCCACGGCTCCTTCACCCAGCTCCTTGTCGGCGCCATGGGCTCCCCAGCCGCACCCCCTTCCCCTCCCTCACCGTTCGCCGTGCCACCGGGGCTCAGCCCCACCGCTCTCGTCGGCCCCTTCCCCCCTACG GGGAATTTTGAAATGTCCCATCAGCAAGCGTTAGCCCAAGTAACAGCACAAGCAGTCCATTCTCAGTATACTGTAGGCAGTCAAGCAGATTACTCACTCCCTTTCTCATCGGCAACAACATCAGCTTTGACATCACAGTTCATCAACTCTTCTGCAAATGTGACATCAATGAAGGAGACAGCAACTCTGCCACTGCATACAGTTAATGATAACCTTAAGTCAAATGAGGTTTCACAAGGATTCCAAACTTCGGCCCTCACCGTGGATAAACCTGCTGATGATGGGTACAATTGGCGAAAGTATGGCCAGAAGGCAGTTAAGGGTGGAGAGTATCCAAGGAGCTACTATAAATGCACCCAGGCGAGCTGTCCAGTTAAGAAGAAAGTGGAGCACTCAGCATATGGACAGATTACTCAAATAATTTATAGAGGCCAACATAACCACCAGCGTCCACCAAAAAGGAGGTCCAAAGATGGTGGCAATTTACTAAATGAAGATGATTTCCCTGAGAACAGAGACACTTTGACTCGATCAGAACCAGGCTCTCAAGATCATTCTGGAAAAGTTGAGGTATCAAATGATGGCATCACAGGGTCTTCAATTTCTAAGAGGAGAGACGGAGGTGATCAATCGTCTGGCTCAAGTGATCGAGAGGAGGACAATGATGAAGCAGGTGATGACAATGGAGATGCCGGTATTGTGAATGCAAACAAAAG GCATGTGCCGGCGCCAGCTCAAAGAATCATCGTGCAAACAACCAGTGAAATTGATCTTTTGGATGATGGCTACCGGTGGCGCAAGTACGGGCAGAAAGTGGTAAAAGGGAATCCTCATCCAAG GAGTTACTACAAATGCACGTACCAGGGATGCGATGTAAAGAAGCATATCGAAAGATGTTCGCAAGACCCAACGGCGGTGATAACTACATATGAAGGCAAGCATAGCCATGATGTGCCAGCAGCTAGGAGCAGCGTGGCTGCTGCTGCCAGTGCCAATGCATCCTCTTCCATTAGCTTACTACATAGAGGGCAGAAGGCAGCATCTAGTAGCCAACGGGTGTTGCCCAGAGCAGCACTACATACATCAGATTCTTCCTTGCAGCTAAAAGAAGAAAACGAGATAACATAA
- the LOC109779686 gene encoding retrovirus-related Pol polyprotein from transposon RE2 isoform X1 — protein MELPIALRKGTREAAQKALPLEVLDDHDIGNFVSYEALSPSYRVFVASLQTVSIPKDWKAAKQDPKWHEAMIEELEALRKNKTWVLTTLPAGKKAVSCKWIYTVKQNPEGKVERYKARLVARGYSQTHGIDYDETFAPVAKMNTVRILVSCAANFGWKLHQLDVKNAFLHGELQEEVYMEIPPGFGTSQTTGKVCRLKKSLYGLKQSPRAWFDRFRRAVRAMGYGQCNGDHTVFYRHSLSNRKITILAVYVDDIIITGDDDEEIKRLKGCLSNEFEVKDLGNLKYFLGIEVARTEKGIFLCQRKYTLDLLSDMGMMGCRAAPTPIEQNHQVTAQSGELVNKEDYQKLVGRLLYLCHTRPDITYAVGVVSRYMHEPRSGHLDIVHRILRYLKGTPGKGLWFAKSGHLEVDGYSDSDWASCQDDRRSTSGYCVFVGGNLVSWRSKKQPVVSRSTAEAEYRALSQGLCEMLWVKYLLSELKLLRKGPLKVWCDNQSAIAIANNPVQHDRTKHVEIDRFFIKEKLDAGIISLTHVSSGQQFADCLTKGLGTKDCNLACDKMGMIDIYHPS, from the coding sequence ATGGAGCTACCTATTGCGTTGCGAAAGGGGACACGTGAAGCGGCTCAGAAGGCTTTACCACTGGAGGTTTTGGATGATCATGACATTGGAAATTTTGTGTCTTATGAAGCTTTGTCTCCTTCCTATAGAGTGTTTGTTGCCTCTCTTCAAACTGTGTCAATCCCAAAGGATTGGAAGGCTGCAaagcaagatccgaagtggcatgAAGCAATGATAGAAGAGTTGGAAGCACTGAGGAAAAACAAGACGTGGGTGCTAACCACATTGCCGGCAGGAAAGAAAGCAGTGAGTTGTAAGTGGATCTATACAGTGAAGCAGAATCCTGAGGGGAAGGTGGAACGGTATAAGGCCAGATTGGTCGCCAGAGGATATAGTCAAACTCATGGAATTGACTATGACGAGACGTTTGCTCCAGTGGCAAAGATGAACACAGTAAGGATATTGGTTTCCTGTGCTGCAAACTTTGGGTGGAAATTGCATCAATTAGATGTCAAGAATGCCTTCTTGCATGGTGAGTTGCAGGAAGAAGTGTACATGGAGATACCACCAGGTTTTGGTACTTCACAGACCACGGGGAAGGTATGCAGGCTGAAGAAATCCTTGTATGGACTGAAGCAATCGCCGAGGGCTTGGTTCGATAGGTTCAGACGTGCTGTCCGTGCTATGGGGTATGGTCAATGTAATGGTGACCACACGGTGTTCTACAGACACTCACTCTCTAATCGAAAGATCACCATTCTTGCAGTTTATGTGGACGACATTATCATCACCGGAGATGATGATGAGGAAATAAAGAGATTGAAGGGGTGTCTGAGCAATGAGTTTGAGGTGAAGGATTTGGGCAACCTAAAATACTTCCTTGGGATTGAAGTGGCCCGGACAGAGAAGGGAATATTTTTGTGCCAAAGGAAATACACCTTGGATCTCTTGAGTGACATGGGCATGATGGGATGCCGTGCAGCCCCTACGCCGATTGAACAAAATCATCAAGTGACAGCTCAGTCAGGCGAGCTGGTGAATAAGGAAGATTATCAGAAACTGGTTGGGAGGTTATTGTACTTGTGTCATACCAGGCCTGACATTACGTATGCCGTGGGTGTGGTGAGCAGATACATGCATGAACCAAGGAGTGGGCATCTTGATATTGTGCACAGAATTCTGAGATACTTGAAGGGGACTCCAGGTAAAGGGTTGTGGTTTGCGAAGAGTGGACATCTTGAGGTGGATGGCTATAGTGACTCTGATTGGGCCAGTTGTCAAGATGATAGAAGATCAACTTCTGGCTACTGTGTGTTTGTGGGAGGAAACTTGGTGTCGTGGAGAAGCAAGAAACAACCTGTTGTGTCTAGATCAACAGCAGAAGCCGAGTATAGAGCTTTATCTCAAGGGTTATGTGAGATGCTCTGGGTGAAGTACCTACTAAGCGAGTTGAAACTTCTGAGGAAGGGACCCTTGAAGGTGTGGTGTGACAATCAGTCAGCTATAGCCATTGCTAATAACCCAGTTCAGCATGATAGGACAAAACATGTGGAAATTGATCGCTTCTTCATTAAGGAGAAACTTGATGCTGGTATCATCAGTCTTACTCATGTCAGCTCTGGGCAGCAGTTTGCAGATTGCTTGACAAAGGGACTGGGAACGAAGGACTGTAACTTGGCATGTGACAAGATGGGGATGATAGATATCTACCACCCATCTTGA